GAACTGATGATATCGCGCAACCCGCCGGAGGTTTCCGTGAAAATACCGAAGGGCATTCGAAAGATACCCATACGGAAATAATTCACATTCGGCGCCCATGACTGCACGGGTCGTATGTCGAGATAGGCTTCCCGAAAGAAGGTCGACGAGGTCGGCACTCCACCGGTGGCGGCGCTGCCTCCCGTCGGCGTGTTGTTCAAGAGATTGATGCTTTGAAATTCCATTAATGTGTGCCATCGCGGCAGGGTATCGCTAATACGGCCCCAGAAGAGAATTTCCGACCGCCGGATGGAGAGGTTGTCCTGACTTCGCCCTTCGGGCACATGCGCATCCTGATGGGTGTATAACCATTGGAGCGCGTTCAGTCCGAAATTCACCTTGTCCTTGAGAATCGGCAGCAACTCCGCCTTCGACTTCCATTCCTCCAGGCCGTCGACTCGTTTGTCCCGCTCTCCGCTCTTGTATTCCTGTTCGGCCCGGATCTGAATCCACTCCTCTTTACTGATCGTGCCCTTCTGCATCAGGAGGTCTTCGATTGACGTGCCGCCGAGAGGAATATCCGTCGCGGGAGGCGGCGTTCCGCTTCCACCCGGAGAAGGGCCCATTGCCTGGGCGACCACCGTGTGTGTCTGCGGGGCCACTGGGCCTAACCGTGAATCGCCGGCCCAGGACGCAGTCGCGCACAGACTGAACATTGCGGTTCCGATGAGGCCGCTGATAGATGCAACCAACGGACGTATTTCCATTACGGACATCCTCCTTGTGTCTGGTGATTTCGTGAACGCGGGGGGATTGTAGTCAAGAGGCGTCACACTCACGTTCACACTGTGTTACCGATGTGTAAAACCATGGCGTGGATTGCTCGATGAGTCAGATTTTTTGCGACACCGATCCTCTTGCAGTTAGTCAGTCTGACGACAGTTTGTAGCCAACGCCCCTGACCGTGACAATCCATTGCGGGACCGACGGCTTGTATTCCAGTTTCTGGCGGAGCGCGTGGATATGCACGTCCAATGCGTGTTCTTCAAGCGCGTAGTCTTCTCCCCAGACAAGATTGAGCAGCGCCTGGCGCGTCAGCACGCGTCCCGGGTTTTGCAAGAGCACACGGAGAATCTGGAACTCCTTCGGCGTCAGTTGAATCGATTTTCCCTCGACCCTGACCTCGTGTCGATCGAGATTCATGGACAGCGCACGGACTCGAAATTCCCTGGCAGGCGCGGATTGAAATTCCTGTCTCCGGAGGAGCGCCTTGATGATGGCCAGCCATTCGCGATGACGGTACGAATCGACCACGATATCGAATCCTGCGGCAAGGTCCTCTACGGTGTCTTCTTCCGTGCACGCTTCTCCCCGTGGTTGAAGCGCAATCATGGGGATGTGCTGGAACGCATGGCTTTGCCGTAATACAGAAATGATCTTGTGCCGCCGGTCAATCAGCGCCAGTTTGAAGGCGGCTCGAGGAGCGAGGGACAGGGCGATCTCAGCCGTCGGCGCAAGGGACACCTGATACCCGTTCGGTCGCAGCACATGCAGGACGACCGCTGCGAAGTTCTCGTCCTTGGTCACGAACAGCACCGCGATGCCGTGAGGATGTCCCGATTCCGTCGCCAGCTGCATGACCCGATGCTACCGGCGCTCCGTTGCAGGCTTGTATCCCGATTGTTACGCCGGTGTAAATACCGCGACGCGAGCGACGTATAGTGGCGACTGCCGTTCGATTCGCCAAAACGTAACGTAGTTGTAATGCCGTTGTGAATGCCATGGAACAATAGCGAGATAGATTTGCGCTGGAGGTCGTGGTTCACAGGATTCGGGAAGGATCCGCGGGCAAACGGCTCAGCCATGACTCCTATCATTCGCAAGGAGGCGTATACAGATTATGACGTTCACCAATTTTCCGGTTCGAGTGCCACGTGTCGCAGACGTCGCAGATCGCATCATTGAAACGGATCTCACCGACCTCTGGATGAAAGGAATTAAAGGCGTACTGAGTCTCCTGATTCTGACGATCCTTCTCGCCCTGACGGGAGGCGTTATCAAGACGTTTCTAGATATCCGATTGTTACTTGATGCGCCGGTTGAGGTCGGGCTTCGGCAGATCATTGTGGATACGCTGATTCTCCTCGCGGTGGTCGAAGTCTTCAAGACGACGCTGACCTATTTCTCAGAAGGACGCGTGAAGGTGACCTTTATCGTCGATACGATTCTGGTCGTCATGCTGACGGAGATCATTTCGCTGTGGTTCAAGGAAGCCGATCAGACCAAGCTCCTGTCGCTAGGAGCCATTGTCTTGGCATTGGGAGCGGTACGGATTGTTGCCGTGCGTTGCTCGCCCGCACAAGGAGAAGCCAGCGGGAAATGCGCGGGCTCTTGCCGGGAGGGAATCTAGCCCCCTGTCGCCACAGGGATACGTTCACGCCATTGTCAGGCCTCGCTGAGGACGTGGACATAGAGAAACCACAAGGTGAGAGGCCTATGTTGCCACGGCCCTCCGGTTCTACGGTTCATCGGTTCGGAAACTTGGAAACATTCAACAAGGAGGTTCTATGATGGTTCATCACGTTGCACTGCCGAGCAGCGAGTACAAAGTTCTAGAATTAGTGCACCTGAAGAAATCTCTCACGCTGGAGCAGGTGGTGGCCCTGCTTCCTGAACTGAGCTGGAATCAGGTCTTTAAGACGGTTGATGAGTTGAGTCGGCGAGGAAAGATTATTCTGCTGCGAAAAGGGTTTGACTACGAAGTCGAGCGGGTTTCTCCCAGGCAGCCTGCATTGTCCTGCGTTGGATGATGACGTGACCGGGATCGTTTGATCCGTTCACGCACGAGCCGTCAGAGGCGCGAGCTCAATCGATACCGAAATCCCGGCAGTATTTCGAGAACCCCCGCCCCACTGTTTTCAAGCTTTCGACGAAGCCCGCGTATGTCGCGATCCAACTCCTGAAGCGTTATTTCCGGCCACTCCCCGAACAGAGGAGCCAGTAATGCGTCCGCCTTCAACAGGGTGTGTTCGCGACCGAGCAGGCAGCGGAGCAGCACCGTCTCTTTCCGTGACAGTGTGAGTTCTCGTTTCCCCAGCAGGACGACAAAATACGGACCCTGCGCTGTCACCGTCGCATTTGGAACGGCGCTGACCTCCGCGGATGAATCTTCGCGTCGGCGAAGAACGGCTCGTACGCGGGAGGCAACCTCTCTTGGGCTAAACGGCTTCACCACATAATCGT
The window above is part of the Nitrospira sp. CR1.1 genome. Proteins encoded here:
- a CDS encoding DNA-binding response regulator, which codes for MQLATESGHPHGIAVLFVTKDENFAAVVLHVLRPNGYQVSLAPTAEIALSLAPRAAFKLALIDRRHKIISVLRQSHAFQHIPMIALQPRGEACTEEDTVEDLAAGFDIVVDSYRHREWLAIIKALLRRQEFQSAPAREFRVRALSMNLDRHEVRVEGKSIQLTPKEFQILRVLLQNPGRVLTRQALLNLVWGEDYALEEHALDVHIHALRQKLEYKPSVPQWIVTVRGVGYKLSSD
- a CDS encoding response regulator, which gives rise to MSHRMTIPTVHIIEDEPLHAELLDRALRHAGFHTWLSTDGHSGWRDIQGRRPALILLDLMLPGLSGHEICRMVRQSPATRGIPIIMLTAVGGEAERIAGLDMGADDYVVKPFSPREVASRVRAVLRRREDSSAEVSAVPNATVTAQGPYFVVLLGKRELTLSRKETVLLRCLLGREHTLLKADALLAPLFGEWPEITLQELDRDIRGLRRKLENSGAGVLEILPGFRYRLSSRL